GTGTACAGCCCCTATTATGATTTTTATCAGCATGAAATTATTCCGCACAATGACAATGGGCTGGGTCAATCGGTCTCACAGGATGGCATTGTCTATTACAACGGATTTTCGGATGCGCTTTTAAACTGGAACTGGTCCGATGCGGAAGCCCGCGCTTATATGCTGGAGGTCTACAAACACTGGCTGCGGGAGTATGACATCGATGGTTATCGACTGGATGTATACTGGGGACCGCACCGTCGTTACGGCCGCAATGATTTTGATATTCCCCTGCGTCAAGCATTGCGTTCCGTGAAAAGTGATATTCTGATCCTGGGTGAAACTCACGGCACCGGCCCGGGCTCTGAAATCCAGTATGCGGATTTTCAGGGTGGAATGGATATGGGATATGACTGGTCCCTGAGCGGAAACCTTTATAATTACCCTTCTGTTTCCACGCTGCATGCCGCTTTGCGCAACGGCGGATACCGGCCGGGCGAAAGTTCATATTTTATGCGCTTTCTGGAAAATCATGATGAACTGCGTGTGGCGCACCGCTATAACAGTCTGGAAAAAACAAAACCGGTTTCATCCACTCTTTCTCTTTCCACCGGCATACCCATGATTTATCAGGGCCAGGAAGTGGGGATGGGATACAACATGCAGGGCAGCAAAGAATACCTGGCCCGGTCTGATGTTGCCTGGGAGTCCGAAGGCTCTTTTCTGCAGTCACATTATCAGTTGTATACCCATGTTCGCGATCAGTTTCCGGCGTTTCAACGTCAATATACCGACACCAACAAGGACGGGGTGATCAATCATTCTGACAAAGATGTGCAGCCCCGCCTGGATGCGTCCTCTCCTCATGTATACGCTTTTGCCAGGCCGTTTGAAAACCAAAACGGCCTGGCTTTGGTGAATTTCCGCGGCAATCCGGTGTCTGTTGCAACGCCGTTGCAATTATCCTATTGGGCGGAATTTTCCAAGGGGTTTCATCCGGATTCCCTGTATTATTTGAATCGTCTGGATCAAAACATGTCGCAGCTTTACACTGGAAGCGATCTGGATACGCTAAAAGTCGATTTGGCAGCATACGAGACTGCTGTTTATACAATCAGCAGGCAATCGGACAGCGTTCGGATTCAAAATCCGATAACCCGGGTGCGGGAGTATGGGAAAAAGCTGCCGACATCTTTTTACTGCACAGCCGGTTATCCGAATCCTTTCAATTCGTCGGTCCGATTTGAGTATTATTTGCCAATGTCAGGAACAATCGAGATTAATATTTTTAACGTTCTGGGGCAAAAAATCCGATCGCTTTTCAAAGGACAACAAGGGGCCGGCAGTTATGTGCTCCATTGGGACGGCCGTTCGAATCAGAATGAGCAGGTGCCGTCCGGAATTTACTTGATACAAACATTATATGAAGGACAGAAAAGAACACAAAGAATTTGTCTGATACGTTAACCAAGAGTTTTGGGAGAAGATATGACAGGTCTGGATTATACGATTGTGGTTGTTTATTTAACCGCGATTGTGTTTGTCGGAATGATGGCGCAGAAACGCGCATCAGCCGGAATTGATTCTTATTTTCTCGGGAACCGCGGATTGCCGTGGTGGGCGCTGGGCGCTTCCGGAATGGCCTCCAATCTGGATGTCGCCGGGACAATGGTTAATACCGCGTGGGTGTTTGCCTTGGGCGCTGCGGGCTTGTTTCTGGAAATCCGCGGTGGCGCAACTCTGATTATGGCGTTTTTGATGATTTTTATGGGAAAATGGAACCGGCGTTCTCAAGTGATGACCATGGCCGAGTGGATGCGCTTTCGTTTCGGCAAGGGCCGGGAAGGCGATCTTGCACGCTTGATCTCTGCAATCTCTACTATTGTGATTACGATTGCCATGATCACCTATATGGCGATCGGCTCGGGAAAATTTATCAGCACGTTTCTCGGATTTCCGGACCTTGGCACGGTCAAAGATTTTGTTGAACAGACTGAACGGGTGGAGCTGCAGGACTCCTGGGCAGGGCTTGAAAGCATGTATCTGAATCTGGATGAGGATATACGTGCCTCCCGGGCAGATATCCCGGAGATCGGCGCTGTGAAACGTATCTGGGAGGATACAGATCAGGCTTTTACACAGATGATGCAGGATCCTGCATCTATTCAAACGCTAAAGGATTTTAATGATGTATTGAACCGGATGGAAAACGGTTTGACCTCTTTGTCGCGTGCAGCCGAAGACACGGAGCAGGCAGCCGAACTTGTGCCCCGTATTCAGGCGGCATTTGAATTGACAAAATCCATTCGGCTTGATTTTTCCGGGATGACGGATTACAGGATTCTGTTAAAAGCGGAAACCCTGGCCGCCATGGTTATGATCTTTCTGGCCATGATATATACTGTGGCGAGCGGACTGTATGGAGTCGTTTGGACAGATGTTTTCCAGGGATTGATTATCTTTTTTACCGTTATGTTTGTATGCATGACCGCTCTGTTCAAATTTGGTCTGCCGGAGGTGTTTAATATCTCAATTCCCATGCGCGACGGTACATTTCAAATCTTTCAAATGTCAAAGTCCGCCTGGACTCATCCGCTGCCGCCCTGGAATCTGGGGTTCCCGGAAGGTTCTCTTTATTCCGTCTATAACCTGTTTGGCATTGCGATATTATTTTATCTTGTTAAAGTAACGTTTGAAGGCGCGGGCGGTGCAACCGGATATATGATTCAGCGTTATTTTGCTGCGAGAAGCGACCGGGAAGCCGGACTGTTGAGTCTGTTCTGGACGTTTTTATTAAGTTTTCGCTGGCCGTTTATCACCGCGATAGCGATTATGGGAATTTCATACGGCACGTCACAGGGCGTTATCAGTGATCCGGAGCGGGTTCTGCCGGTTGTGGTGAATGAACTCATCCCGGTGGGGATCAAAGGACTGTTGGTGGCCGGACTCATGGCAGCCGCAATGTCTACGTTTGATTCCACGGTCAATGCCGGTGCGGCGTACTGGGTCAAGGATATCTATCAGGCTTATATCAACCCAAAGGCCTCGGATCGCGCTTTGATGCTTCACAGCCGGTGGGCTTCGATTGTTATTGTTATCCTTGGACTGCTGTTCAGCCTGACCATAAGCAACATCAATGAAATCTGGGGCTGGATTACCATGAGCATCGGCGCCGGATTGATCGTACCCAGTCTGGTGCGCTGGTATTGGTGGCGGATGAACGGCTACGGCTTTGCCGTCGGCACCGCCGTGGGAATGACTGCCGCCATTGTACAGCGACTGATATTTCCGCATGTACCCGAATATGTCTCATTCAGTTTTGCATCCGGTCTATCATTCCTCGGAATGATTATCGCAACCTATGCAACCAAACCGACTTCTTCGAATGTGTTGCTGGATTTTTACAAAACCACGCGGTCCTTTGGATTCTGGGGACCGGTCAAGTCAAAATTGGCGAAAGGAACTCTGCAGGCTATCAAAAAGGAAAACAAACGCGATATTATTTCCATTTTTATGGCTGTGCCCTGGCAGATGGTGCTGTTCCTGACCTGGATGATGGTTATTATGAGAGAATGGACGTCTGTCGGCTGGCTGGCACTGCTGCTGGCAGGTCTTTCTGTCGGACTGTATTTTTCCTGGTTTCGGCATTTGTCTGCTGAGGTCAAGGTTGAGGATTAGGCATAAACCTTTCTGATTTGAAATCCAGAGTCAGAATATAACGATGTGAAACAACCGAGTAATTCTGAAAATAAAAATGTTTGAATTGACAGGATAAACGCTTAAGTTTAATAGATGAAACGATGTACAAGGATGGATAATGGATAAACGAGGAAGCGGACTACTATTACATATTTCTTCTCTGCCGTCCCCTTATGGTATCGGTGACTTTGGGCCGCGTGCTTTTGAGTTTGCTGATTTTATTAAAAAATCAAAACAACGGTTTTGGCAAATCCTGCCGTTAAATCCGACCAATGCGGGTACGGACTATTCACCCTATCTCAGTCAATCCGCATTTGCGATGAATCCTTTGTTGTTGAGTCCGGATATGTTGCAACGGGACGGGCTGCTGCTGGAACGTGAATGTGCAAAACGGCCCGAGTTCCCGGAGACAAAAATAGAGTTTGATAAAATTGTCTCGTTCAAAAAATCATTGTTCCGGAAAGCATTTGATCGGTTTAAAAAAAGAACGGATTTTGAAGAATTCCGCGGCTACTGTGAGGTTAACGGCTATTGGCTGAATGATTATGCCCTTTTTGTCTCTTTGAAAACATATTTTGACGAGAAAAGCTGGGTCGAGTGGCCAGCGCCCTATCGGGATCGTGATCCGGAAACCCTGAAAAACGCCAAGAACGATTTGTCGGATGATATTTATTTTGAAAAATTTCTGCAGTATCAGCTCTATAAACAATGGATGGGGCTGAAACATTATTGCAATGAAAGCAAAATAAAATTTGTCGGGGATCTACCCATTTATGTGGCTCATGACAGTGCTGATGTATGGGCCAATACAGACAAATTTAAGCTAAAAGAAAACAGATACCCGCAATTTGTTGCCGGCGTACCCCCTGATTATTTCAGTGAAACGGGTCAATTATGGGGAACACCGGTGTATAATTGGGACACGATGAGTCACGACGGGTACAGCTGGTGGCATAGCCGCATGGGACACAATCTGCATTTGTTTGATATCGTGCGAATTGATCATTTCAGAGGCTTTGTCGCCTACTGGCAGGTGGATGCATCCGAGGATACGGCTATAAACGGCGAGTGGATTCAGGCGCCGGCGCGTGATTTTTTCAGGCAGCTGCGCAACCGGTTCCCGGACCTTCCTATTATTGCAGAGGACCTCGGGTTAATTACCCCCGATGTGATTGATGTGATGCATGAATTCGAGTTGCCGGGAATGAAGGTCATTATGTTTGCGTTTAGCAAAGATATTGAGCATAATCCCCATATCCCCTTTAATCTCAGAAAAAACAGTTTTTTTTATACGGGCACGCATGATAACAACACGCTGCAGGGCTGGTATTATCATGAAATTGATGAGCAAGAGCGTGAACGGGTTAACCGTTACCTGGGCAAAAAGCCGAAACGCACGGAATTGCACTGGACTTTTATTCGTTGTGCCATGCAGTCAGTCGCCAATACGGTGGTGTTCCCTGTGCAGGATATTTTGGGCCTGGGCGGAGAGCATCGGATGAACAATCCGAGCAAACGCTCCGGGAACTGGCGCTGGCGCATGCCTGGCGGTCATCTTGATGATGAATTGGCTGAAACCCTGGCTGATATGGTCGAGATTTACGGGAGAACGGGTCAGTAAGCTCATATTTTATTGAAAAAAAGCCCCGATTTTTCGGGGCTTTTTTTTTATTTTGAATCACTTAGGGTCTGCTTCGGTTTTCATATTCGGGACGCTTCGGCTTGGGAGGAGCTGATTTCAATTCCTTTAACACATGTTCAACCGCACGTTTCAGTTGTGTGTCAACGCCGTTGGCCAGGGAACTTGGGTTCTCCGGCACGTGAATGTCCGGGGCCACCCCGTGCCCTTCCAGGAACCAGGTGCCGTCGGGGTTGTACATGCGGAACGTGGGTACAGTAATGAGTCCACCGTCAATCAGGCGGGGCGCGCCGGTTATTCCAATCAATCCGCCCCAGGTGCGCGTACCGACAAGCTTTCCCAATCCAGCTTTGCGGAAATAATCGGGGAATGCGTCTCCGCCCGAACCGCTCCAGCCGTTGATTAGCATGGCTTTAGGCCCGAAATGCGCCACCGGCGGCCAGGCCCAGTCTTTGCCGTCGCGTACAGCCCAGTAGGCCATCACGGGACGATCCAGTAATTCAATAAAGCGATCCGGAATTTGTCCGCCGCTGTTAAAGCGTTCGTCGATAATCAGCCCGTCCAGGTGATGCTGGGCTGCAAATTGGCGCACCAGTTCACTTTGTCCCTGTGTGCCGGTGTTCGGGACATAGATATAGCCGATTTTTCCGTCGCTTGCTTTTTCGACAAATTGGCGGTTATGCTCAATCCATTCGAGATGACGCAGACGCGTTTCCGCTTTCATCGGTTCAACGATAACCTTTCGTGCCCCCTCAAAAGTCGGACGGTCATTAACCGTTAACTCGACGGGGTGTCCCACAGCTCCCTGGAATGCGGCCCAGGGGTCCGTGTCGGTTTTGAGCGTTGAACCGTTTACCGCAAGAATATAATCGCCTTGTTCAACCTGCACACCTGATTCGCTCAACGGTGATTTGGTACTAATATCCCAGGGCGCGCCATGGATGATGCGCTTGACGCGGTACGTATCATTGTCAATATCCCAGTCGATACCCAGATAGCCCACAGCCGTTTGTTCCGGTTGCGGCTGATCGCCGCCCCATCGATAGGTATGCGATGCGTTCAATTCAGCAATCAACTCACCGATGACATAATTTACGTCCCCGCGGGTGACGGCATCATCAAGGAGTTTACCGTACTTTGCCCGCATAGCCGTCCAGTCTACACCGTGCATATTGGGATCGTAGAAAAAGTCTCTGGACAACCGCCAGGCATCATCAAAGAGCTGCTGCCATTCCTGTTTCGGATCAATGCGGGTTTCCAGCTCTTTTGTCCGCAATGGTTTTTCCAGTTTTTGATCGGCTGCTATATCAATGAGATAAAAATTTGATTCATTTTTGATCAAGAGTTTTTTTCGGTCAGCAGTGAGTTGAAAGGCATCTGCATCCTCAACGATGGTTTTTTCTTCCCGTTCCTCGAGGTCATAGTACATCAGCGGACTGTTGCTGTCATCCGGCATGCCGGTTCTGGGGGTGCGATGAAAAATAATTTTACCGGAAACCGCCTGCAATCCGGCAAAGTTTCCGTTTTTCACCGGAATGACCACAGCACGCTGTTCCAGGTTTTGCAAATCAATGTCCACGGTTATCGTAGAATCCTGTTCTTCCTTGTCTTTTTTCGAATCCGACTGAATATCGGTTTCATCATTTCTGGCTTTGAGCGGAGATTCTACATCGGTGCGCAGAGGGGCGGCGACGATCGTTGTGGTGTTGGCGTAGAGAAACGAATTGTCGACGTCACCATATATCGGGTCAAAATTGCGATTGGAAAGATAAAAGAGATACTTGCCGTCCGGATCAAAAACCGGAGAGTTGTCGCTGTAAAATCCGGATGTGACTTTTACTTTCTGTTTTTTTTGTGTGTCATAAATAAACACAGCGTTGTGTTCATTACCCAGACCGCGTGCATAGGCGAACCAGCGGCTGTCCGGTGACCAGTTGACCTGAAAGGTTTCCAGTTCCCCCTGGTATTTCCAGAGTGCCTGATCGACTTTGGTTGTTTTTCCGGACTCCATGTTGTACATGCGGATGGTCATGGCCTGGTCAATAAACACGAGTTTTTTATTGTCCGGCGCCCAAAACAGATGGTAGCGGAAACCGGGACCGTATTTTGTCAGGGTTTCGGGGGCTGATCCGTTTTGGGTATCGTATACTGTGAGCTCATATTCACCGCTTTGGTCACTCCAAAACGCCACTGTTTTGCCGTCCGGTGACCAGGCTGGAAATCGTTCGGCGCTTCCCGAGGAGCGGGTCAGGTTACGGATCACTCCGTGCTCCGCCGGTACGGAAAAGATATCTCCTCTGGCTTCAAAAAGAACCCGTTTGCCATCCGGCGCTGTCCAGAAATGCGAGATATGTTTGCTGACATTTTTTATCTTTGGTTTGAGAGTGGAGAGATCCGTCACCACCTCAATGTCAACGGGCGAGACCTTTTCAGTTTCGAGATCTAACAGATATATCTTGCCGCCGGCCTCGAAAACAATATCCTGAGGTCCCTGTTCAGGAAAATGAATATCGTAATCCGAAAAGGTGGTTACCTGGCGGTGGTTCTCGTTTTGCACATCATATGCCCAAATGTTGAAATGTTTTTCCGGTCCGCGATCGGATAAATAATAGATGGTTTGCCCGCACCACATGGGCTGTGAATCATTGGCGGGATTATCGGTTATTTTTTTTGATTGGTTACGGGTCAGATCAAAGATCCAGATATCCGGAGCCATGCCGCCTCTGTAGCCTTTCCAGGTGCGGAAATCTCTGGATATGGGAATATAGGCAAGTTTTTTGCCGTCCGGTGAAAAACTTGCATCCTCACCGTACGGGATAACCAGTTTATCCGGCAGACCGCCTTGCGGCATCGTTAAATAAAATTGATTATAGCGTTGTCTTTCGCTTTTCATGCTGGAAGCAAATAGTATTTTGGATCCATCGGCGGTCCAATCGAGCATCCGCTCTGTCATACCGTGATGTGTCACTCGCGTCAGATCGCCTCCTAATGCCGGAAGTGTGTAGATATCCGTATTTCCGTCGTAATTGGCGTTAAACGCTATGGATGAGCCGTCCGGTGAAAAGCGGGGAAACTGTTCATTGCCTTTGGGGGAACTGAGATGCTGGGCAACCCCGCCGTTTTTGTCAACAATCCAGATGTCACCGGCATATAAAAATGTAATGTGCTGTTCGGATACATCCGGATAGCGCAGCATCCGTCCGTCAATCTGAGCGTTAACAGGAAGAAAGTTAAAGAGAGAAAGTAAAAGCGCTGATTGCAGCATACGTCGAATCATGATCGACCTCCCATTTATTTGAATTTGATATCCATAAAGAGCAACAGAAAAAACGAAATATGAATTCCCGGTATATCTATAGATGATTTATGTGCTTACAACAGGTTTTGCAAATCGTCAAGTTTAAGCTTAAGCCGGCGCAGTTTCTGCGAATGGTGTTGTATTTCTTTTTCAAGTGCGTTCAAAGTGGACGCGTGTTCCCGAGTTTTCAGATCCTGAGACAGACGTAAGGAGGGCAGTGAAAAGAAAAAATATCCAGAGGTTCCGGCCAGCAGTGAAAGAGTGATCGGCCAAAACCAGGAGAACAAAGCAGGGGATCGAAATTTTATAAACAGGGTTATAAGGGCAGAGAACAGCAGCACGACAAAACTCACTGTGATGAAAATGCAAAACCGGGAAAGCCGGTGTTGGTTTTTCAAAAGATTTTCCACTTTGCCCTGGCGCTGCATCAGGTTTAACAGGATTTGCTCGTGGTGCTGTATTTGTTGATCAATTGAATTGAGCGAAACATCCCGCTTCATGGAGATGATATCACGCAGCACGAGCGCTTTTTCAAAATCGGGATTTTTACGCAGAGCGATACGATTGTAGACTGCCGCCTGCTGGAGGTCTCCTTCTTTGAGTTTATCCAGAGATTTACGATGATAAATATCTTTGGGCAGCCATTCGTATCGTTCTGCCAGTTTAGATCCCACCCGGGTCGCCGCAGAGATCACGGCGGAAGAGAATAACGGAATCATTGTTTATTTAAGAGCCAGAGCGCGTTCCAGGTATTCCACAGCTTTGGATATTTAACGCGCACCTCTTCCCATTCACCCGGTGTCAAATCGACGGGTTCCTTGCCGGTTGTTTCCAGAACGCCTGCATAGGCCTGTCGAATGCAGATCCCGGTTTGCATGCGCGATCCCCAGGGTGGCGCCTGCAATCTCCAGAACACCGTCGATAAAGTCCATCCCGGTCGCGCTTTC
This genomic window from candidate division KSB1 bacterium contains:
- the malQ gene encoding 4-alpha-glucanotransferase, translating into MDKRGSGLLLHISSLPSPYGIGDFGPRAFEFADFIKKSKQRFWQILPLNPTNAGTDYSPYLSQSAFAMNPLLLSPDMLQRDGLLLERECAKRPEFPETKIEFDKIVSFKKSLFRKAFDRFKKRTDFEEFRGYCEVNGYWLNDYALFVSLKTYFDEKSWVEWPAPYRDRDPETLKNAKNDLSDDIYFEKFLQYQLYKQWMGLKHYCNESKIKFVGDLPIYVAHDSADVWANTDKFKLKENRYPQFVAGVPPDYFSETGQLWGTPVYNWDTMSHDGYSWWHSRMGHNLHLFDIVRIDHFRGFVAYWQVDASEDTAINGEWIQAPARDFFRQLRNRFPDLPIIAEDLGLITPDVIDVMHEFELPGMKVIMFAFSKDIEHNPHIPFNLRKNSFFYTGTHDNNTLQGWYYHEIDEQERERVNRYLGKKPKRTELHWTFIRCAMQSVANTVVFPVQDILGLGGEHRMNNPSKRSGNWRWRMPGGHLDDELAETLADMVEIYGRTGQ
- a CDS encoding PDZ domain-containing protein gives rise to the protein MIRRMLQSALLLSLFNFLPVNAQIDGRMLRYPDVSEQHITFLYAGDIWIVDKNGGVAQHLSSPKGNEQFPRFSPDGSSIAFNANYDGNTDIYTLPALGGDLTRVTHHGMTERMLDWTADGSKILFASSMKSERQRYNQFYLTMPQGGLPDKLVIPYGEDASFSPDGKKLAYIPISRDFRTWKGYRGGMAPDIWIFDLTRNQSKKITDNPANDSQPMWCGQTIYYLSDRGPEKHFNIWAYDVQNENHRQVTTFSDYDIHFPEQGPQDIVFEAGGKIYLLDLETEKVSPVDIEVVTDLSTLKPKIKNVSKHISHFWTAPDGKRVLFEARGDIFSVPAEHGVIRNLTRSSGSAERFPAWSPDGKTVAFWSDQSGEYELTVYDTQNGSAPETLTKYGPGFRYHLFWAPDNKKLVFIDQAMTIRMYNMESGKTTKVDQALWKYQGELETFQVNWSPDSRWFAYARGLGNEHNAVFIYDTQKKQKVKVTSGFYSDNSPVFDPDGKYLFYLSNRNFDPIYGDVDNSFLYANTTTIVAAPLRTDVESPLKARNDETDIQSDSKKDKEEQDSTITVDIDLQNLEQRAVVIPVKNGNFAGLQAVSGKIIFHRTPRTGMPDDSNSPLMYYDLEEREEKTIVEDADAFQLTADRKKLLIKNESNFYLIDIAADQKLEKPLRTKELETRIDPKQEWQQLFDDAWRLSRDFFYDPNMHGVDWTAMRAKYGKLLDDAVTRGDVNYVIGELIAELNASHTYRWGGDQPQPEQTAVGYLGIDWDIDNDTYRVKRIIHGAPWDISTKSPLSESGVQVEQGDYILAVNGSTLKTDTDPWAAFQGAVGHPVELTVNDRPTFEGARKVIVEPMKAETRLRHLEWIEHNRQFVEKASDGKIGYIYVPNTGTQGQSELVRQFAAQHHLDGLIIDERFNSGGQIPDRFIELLDRPVMAYWAVRDGKDWAWPPVAHFGPKAMLINGWSGSGGDAFPDYFRKAGLGKLVGTRTWGGLIGITGAPRLIDGGLITVPTFRMYNPDGTWFLEGHGVAPDIHVPENPSSLANGVDTQLKRAVEHVLKELKSAPPKPKRPEYENRSRP